One genomic window of Candidatus Pseudobacter hemicellulosilyticus includes the following:
- a CDS encoding glucose-6-phosphate isomerase family protein, which yields MKPSTISNPTLFLSGNLLQGEGIEKTYRRLKDLSGVFQDTNSYAAMDPDTLVYEVSSFLPVPEGTPGGLYFGLTHIHPGKVGQEYFMTKGHFHALIDRAEYYWGIQGEGVLILMNENREVWAERMFPGSLHFIPGRVAHRVANTGQQLLSFGASWPADAGHDYEAIRQHGFARRLMEKNGIPELI from the coding sequence ATGAAACCATCAACCATCAGTAATCCAACCCTGTTCCTCTCCGGCAACCTGTTGCAGGGCGAGGGCATTGAAAAGACTTACAGACGCCTGAAAGACCTGTCCGGCGTTTTCCAGGATACCAACAGCTATGCCGCCATGGATCCCGATACCCTGGTGTATGAAGTGAGCAGCTTCCTGCCCGTACCGGAAGGCACACCCGGCGGACTGTATTTTGGCCTTACGCATATCCATCCTGGTAAGGTAGGACAGGAGTATTTCATGACCAAAGGACATTTCCATGCATTGATAGACCGTGCCGAATACTACTGGGGCATCCAGGGAGAAGGCGTGCTGATCCTCATGAATGAGAACAGGGAAGTATGGGCCGAAAGGATGTTCCCCGGCAGCCTGCATTTTATTCCCGGCAGGGTAGCGCACCGCGTGGCCAATACCGGTCAGCAGCTGCTGTCCTTTGGAGCGTCCTGGCCGGCTGATGCAGGCCACGATTATGAAGCTATCCGGCAGCATGGCTTTGCCCGCCGCCTGATGGAGAAAAATGGAATACCTGAACTTATTTAA
- a CDS encoding ROK family protein produces MYRIGIDLGGTIIKVGLLQEGVVVSTRLVNAFSGTGMARTLPFIEAAMEELLAGAGVSREAVAGIGLAFPGLVNPETKTVISTNQKYDDAPDFDFNHWAASRWQAPFCMDNDARLATVGEWRYGAAKGYNNVVMVTIGTGIGTGVIIDGKVLHGAHFQAGSLGGHFVVDYRSRKCSCGNIGCVEALASSYFLPAIIREHESLSAEFKERARQFDFRQLFTLANTGDPEATLLRNDCMDVWSAALITYIHAYDPSVIVVGGGIMNSADVILPYLRERVGRLAWCPSGSVDIVASQLGDHAALLGIDHRLNQVPAVLSKSART; encoded by the coding sequence ATGTATAGGATAGGAATAGACCTGGGAGGAACCATCATCAAAGTAGGCCTGTTACAGGAGGGTGTAGTGGTCAGTACAAGGCTGGTCAATGCTTTTTCCGGCACAGGCATGGCCCGGACCCTGCCTTTTATTGAAGCAGCCATGGAAGAGCTGCTGGCAGGAGCGGGCGTCAGCCGGGAAGCAGTAGCCGGCATCGGCCTGGCCTTTCCCGGCCTCGTGAACCCGGAGACAAAGACCGTGATCTCTACCAACCAGAAATATGACGACGCCCCTGATTTTGATTTTAACCACTGGGCGGCCAGTCGCTGGCAGGCGCCTTTCTGTATGGACAATGATGCGCGACTGGCTACAGTAGGGGAATGGCGCTATGGCGCAGCAAAGGGATACAACAATGTGGTGATGGTCACCATCGGCACCGGCATTGGCACCGGTGTGATCATTGACGGCAAAGTATTACACGGCGCGCATTTCCAGGCAGGCTCACTGGGCGGGCATTTTGTGGTGGACTACCGTTCCCGAAAATGCAGCTGCGGCAATATCGGTTGCGTGGAAGCCCTGGCCTCCTCGTATTTCCTGCCTGCTATCATCCGGGAGCATGAGAGCCTGTCGGCCGAATTCAAAGAGCGCGCCCGCCAGTTCGATTTCCGGCAGCTGTTCACCCTGGCCAACACGGGTGATCCCGAAGCCACGCTGCTGCGCAATGATTGCATGGATGTCTGGTCCGCAGCCCTGATCACTTATATCCACGCCTATGATCCCAGCGTGATTGTGGTGGGCGGCGGCATCATGAACAGTGCCGATGTGATCCTTCCTTACCTGCGGGAGCGCGTTGGCCGGCTGGCCTGGTGTCCCTCAGGTTCCGTGGACATTGTGGCCTCGCAGTTGGGGGATCATGCCGCCCTGCTGGGTATTGATCACCGGTTAAACCAGGTTCCTGCCGTTCTTTCAAAATCTGCCCGCACATGA
- a CDS encoding glucose-6-phosphate isomerase family protein, with amino-acid sequence MKQSLTFDPGFAIQPSTHPMGFVYGDTVFGPEPECRKLDDIRKSLLDPQSEGPDTVYAIAMDVGKKEHKALLEKLHLLYGVVTYAAGKIGREPVRSQGHVHKISPFSGWSTPEVYEIWSGEAIIYMQEYDEDDPGRCFAVYAGPGEVVIVPPNWAHATISANAAAPLTFGAWCDRDYGFVYDGIRRHKGIAWFPVYNAAGELDWEANPHYKPSRLIRKRPGDYSQLGIVPGTPIYRSFEANRETFLYVPQPQLKAAAWKQFVP; translated from the coding sequence ATGAAACAGTCACTGACATTTGATCCCGGATTCGCTATTCAACCCAGTACCCATCCTATGGGCTTTGTGTATGGCGATACTGTTTTTGGTCCCGAACCGGAATGCCGCAAGCTGGATGATATCCGCAAGAGCCTGCTGGACCCGCAGAGTGAAGGGCCGGATACCGTATACGCCATTGCCATGGATGTGGGTAAGAAAGAACACAAGGCCTTACTGGAAAAACTGCACCTGCTTTATGGCGTAGTGACCTATGCCGCCGGGAAAATAGGCCGGGAGCCGGTCCGCAGCCAGGGACATGTGCATAAGATCTCGCCGTTCAGCGGCTGGTCTACCCCCGAGGTCTACGAGATCTGGTCGGGCGAGGCCATCATCTATATGCAGGAGTATGATGAGGACGATCCGGGGCGTTGCTTTGCCGTATATGCCGGCCCCGGTGAAGTGGTAATAGTCCCGCCCAACTGGGCGCATGCCACTATCAGCGCCAATGCTGCAGCACCGCTGACCTTTGGCGCCTGGTGCGACCGCGACTATGGCTTTGTCTACGATGGTATCCGCCGTCATAAAGGCATTGCCTGGTTCCCCGTATACAATGCTGCGGGGGAACTGGACTGGGAAGCCAATCCCCATTACAAACCCTCCAGGCTGATCAGAAAAAGACCGGGAGATTACAGCCAGCTGGGTATAGTGCCGGGCACCCCTATCTACCGTAGCTTTGAAGCAAACCGGGAAACCTTTTTATATGTTCCCCAGCCGCAATTGAAAGCGGCCGCCTGGAAACAGTTTGTACCTTGA
- a CDS encoding NADH:flavin oxidoreductase/NADH oxidase, which yields MSTLLSPLSIGDTRFRNRIVISPMCQYSAVDGLANNWHLVHLGSRAVGGAGLIIQEATAVSPEGRISYQDLGLYNEAQVEQLKPIVAFIQAQGAKAGIQLAHAGRKASTDAPWKGNAQIPSTEPNGWTTVSASALPFRDGQEAPQALDAAGIQTVISDFVQATRRAKEVGYDVVEIHAAHGYLLHQFYSPLSNQRTDEYGGSFENRIRLVMDVVVAVKKEWGEDKPLFVRISATDWTPGGWTIEDSVKLAALLKEKGVHLIDTSTGGNVPRAVIPNNPGYQVEFAAAIRQQTGILTGAVGLITTPAQSEEILQKGEADMIFIARESLRDAYFPLHAAAALGDELDWPLQYERAKPRPVK from the coding sequence ATGAGTACCCTTCTTTCCCCGCTCTCCATTGGCGATACCCGGTTCAGGAACCGCATCGTTATCTCTCCTATGTGCCAGTATTCCGCTGTGGATGGACTGGCCAATAACTGGCACCTGGTACACCTGGGCAGCCGTGCTGTTGGCGGGGCAGGGCTCATTATCCAGGAAGCTACGGCCGTAAGTCCTGAGGGCCGTATCAGTTACCAGGACCTGGGCCTCTACAATGAGGCACAGGTGGAACAGCTCAAACCTATTGTTGCTTTTATCCAGGCGCAGGGCGCCAAAGCTGGCATCCAGCTGGCGCATGCCGGCAGAAAGGCCAGCACAGACGCTCCCTGGAAAGGCAATGCCCAGATACCTTCCACTGAACCCAATGGCTGGACTACCGTCAGCGCCAGCGCCCTCCCCTTCCGGGATGGCCAGGAGGCGCCCCAGGCGCTGGATGCCGCAGGCATTCAAACCGTCATCAGTGATTTTGTACAGGCCACCCGCAGGGCTAAAGAAGTGGGATATGATGTGGTGGAGATCCATGCGGCCCATGGTTACCTCCTTCACCAGTTTTACTCGCCGCTCAGCAACCAGCGTACCGATGAATACGGTGGCAGCTTTGAGAACAGAATTCGGTTAGTGATGGACGTTGTAGTGGCCGTGAAGAAGGAATGGGGGGAAGATAAGCCGCTGTTTGTGCGCATTTCTGCCACAGACTGGACCCCCGGCGGCTGGACCATTGAAGATTCTGTGAAGCTGGCCGCCCTGCTTAAAGAAAAAGGCGTTCACCTGATAGATACTTCCACCGGCGGTAATGTACCAAGGGCAGTTATTCCCAATAACCCCGGCTACCAGGTGGAATTTGCGGCGGCTATCCGCCAGCAGACCGGTATCCTGACCGGTGCTGTAGGCCTGATCACTACCCCCGCACAATCCGAAGAGATATTGCAGAAAGGCGAAGCCGATATGATCTTTATTGCCCGGGAAAGCCTGAGGGACGCCTATTTCCCGCTGCATGCCGCAGCTGCGCTGGGCGATGAGCTGGACTGGCCGCTGCAATATGAGCGCGCGAAACCGAGACCAGTTAAATAA
- a CDS encoding DinB family protein, with protein sequence MKKQALLLKHWNEALENESWYPPFADALADITAEQARWKPEQSSVNSIWESVVHLLWYKERLLQRIKGKPDTRIHSNDETFVVRGSTEDDWQQTVTRLFRVHRELAQLLKNATAPELDNPPAGPDSDVPLDAQYFTLTVHDAYHTGQIMFIRKLLKTWPDHRSFAE encoded by the coding sequence ATGAAAAAACAAGCCTTATTGCTCAAGCACTGGAATGAAGCCCTGGAAAATGAAAGCTGGTACCCGCCTTTTGCTGATGCCCTGGCAGATATTACCGCCGAACAGGCCCGCTGGAAACCGGAGCAGTCCTCGGTGAATTCCATCTGGGAATCCGTGGTACACCTGCTCTGGTATAAGGAGCGGTTGCTGCAACGCATCAAAGGCAAGCCGGATACCCGGATCCATTCCAATGATGAGACCTTTGTGGTACGCGGATCTACGGAGGACGACTGGCAGCAGACCGTTACCCGTCTGTTCCGGGTCCACCGCGAGCTGGCGCAGCTGCTGAAAAATGCTACCGCACCGGAACTGGATAATCCGCCCGCAGGCCCGGACTCCGATGTGCCGCTGGATGCACAGTATTTTACCCTCACCGTTCATGATGCCTATCATACCGGCCAGATCATGTTCATCCGTAAACTGCTGAAGACCTGGCCTGACCACCGCAGCTTTGCTGAATAA
- a CDS encoding VOC family protein, with product MASNIQPFTYCIWQDRQGSAMADLYISLFGGKKGATTYYTKAGIEEHGQAEGSEMAVSFEIGGLQLMALSAGPMFRPNPSISFSVICETEAEVDRLWTELVKDGKVMMPLDKYDWSARYGFLEDRFGVSWQLMLGKLSDVGQPITPTFLFVKDRFGQAEAAVRQYTDLFPQSTIVGMLKHQEGPYKDTVLHTQFKLNNQVFMAMDGPGEHQFGFTEGFSIMVNCPDQETIDYYWEKLGAGGDPNAQVCGWLKDRFGVSWQIVPTELEQMMLDPDKSKVERVTNAFMSMKKLDLAAIRKAYAGQ from the coding sequence ATGGCAAGCAACATTCAACCATTCACCTATTGCATCTGGCAGGACCGTCAGGGCTCAGCTATGGCGGACCTATATATTTCCCTGTTCGGCGGCAAAAAAGGGGCCACCACCTATTATACCAAAGCAGGAATTGAAGAGCATGGGCAGGCAGAAGGCAGTGAGATGGCCGTCAGTTTCGAGATCGGCGGCTTACAACTGATGGCGCTGAGTGCCGGTCCCATGTTCCGGCCCAATCCCAGTATCTCCTTCTCCGTAATATGCGAAACGGAAGCAGAAGTGGACAGGCTCTGGACCGAACTGGTTAAGGACGGTAAAGTGATGATGCCCCTGGATAAATACGACTGGAGCGCACGCTATGGCTTTCTGGAAGATCGCTTTGGTGTCAGCTGGCAGCTTATGCTGGGTAAGCTCAGTGATGTAGGCCAGCCCATCACACCCACCTTCCTGTTTGTGAAGGATCGTTTTGGCCAGGCGGAAGCGGCTGTCAGACAGTATACGGACCTTTTTCCCCAATCCACTATCGTAGGAATGCTGAAGCACCAGGAAGGGCCTTATAAGGACACCGTGCTGCATACGCAGTTCAAGCTGAATAACCAGGTATTCATGGCCATGGACGGACCGGGTGAACATCAATTCGGCTTCACGGAAGGGTTCTCCATCATGGTCAACTGCCCCGACCAGGAAACCATAGACTACTACTGGGAAAAACTGGGCGCCGGCGGCGATCCCAATGCACAGGTCTGCGGCTGGCTTAAAGACCGCTTTGGGGTGAGCTGGCAGATAGTGCCCACAGAACTGGAGCAAATGATGCTGGACCCGGACAAATCAAAAGTAGAGCGGGTCACCAATGCCTTCATGAGCATGAAAAAACTGGACCTGGCCGCCATCCGCAAAGCTTATGCCGGTCAGTAA
- a CDS encoding PQQ-dependent sugar dehydrogenase gives MAIMIAACNNSKPENNLETEEPGTEVGGSTDSLPPVETGKANSDYKPAFKGQTRIGGVKTRTPYEGKVISSGLKNPWGITQLPDGRLLITEKRGAMRIATTAGALSEPITGIPAVNHRGQGGLLGLTIDPKFASNRMVYWVFSENVTGGTLTSVAKGKLSADDKRMENATVIYRATPSHDGDLHYGGRILFDKTGHLIVSTGERSDLVTRPKSQDLQAALGKLVRITTDGQAAPGNPFAGNSSARPEIYSYGHRNVQGLAWHPETGDLWEGEFGPRGGDEINLIKPGKNYGWPTITYGIEYSGPKVGEGIQQKSGLEQPVYYWDPVLSPSGMTFYSSNQIPEWKNNLFIGGLSSQHIARLVIKNNKVVGEERLLANENQRFRDVYAGKDGALYAITDGGRLYRIAKK, from the coding sequence ATGGCTATTATGATAGCAGCATGCAATAACAGTAAACCGGAAAACAACCTGGAAACAGAAGAGCCGGGAACTGAAGTGGGGGGCAGCACAGATTCCCTGCCGCCGGTGGAGACGGGCAAGGCCAACTCAGATTACAAACCAGCTTTTAAAGGGCAAACGAGGATCGGGGGTGTGAAGACCAGAACACCTTATGAAGGAAAAGTGATCAGCTCGGGCCTGAAAAATCCCTGGGGCATCACCCAATTACCGGATGGCCGCCTCCTGATCACCGAAAAGCGGGGCGCCATGCGGATAGCCACCACGGCCGGCGCACTGAGCGAGCCCATCACGGGCATACCGGCAGTGAACCATCGCGGGCAGGGCGGCTTACTGGGCCTGACCATTGACCCCAAATTCGCCAGCAACCGGATGGTATACTGGGTATTTTCCGAAAATGTTACCGGCGGCACCCTGACCTCCGTTGCCAAAGGCAAATTATCAGCAGACGATAAACGCATGGAAAACGCCACCGTCATTTACAGGGCCACGCCTTCACATGACGGCGACCTGCATTATGGCGGCCGCATCCTTTTTGATAAGACCGGACACCTGATCGTCAGCACCGGTGAGCGGTCCGACCTGGTAACCCGGCCCAAATCCCAGGACCTGCAGGCCGCCCTCGGCAAGCTGGTCCGCATCACTACGGATGGCCAAGCAGCCCCCGGCAATCCTTTTGCCGGCAACAGCAGCGCCCGGCCAGAGATCTATTCCTATGGCCACCGCAATGTACAGGGACTGGCCTGGCATCCCGAGACGGGCGATCTCTGGGAAGGTGAATTTGGTCCCCGCGGCGGCGACGAGATCAACCTCATCAAACCCGGTAAGAACTATGGCTGGCCCACCATTACCTACGGCATTGAATATTCAGGCCCCAAGGTCGGTGAGGGCATCCAGCAGAAATCCGGGCTGGAACAACCCGTATACTACTGGGATCCTGTACTCTCGCCCAGTGGCATGACCTTCTACAGCAGCAACCAGATCCCTGAATGGAAGAACAACCTCTTTATTGGCGGACTGAGCAGCCAGCATATTGCCCGGCTGGTCATCAAAAACAATAAGGTAGTAGGAGAGGAACGACTGCTGGCCAATGAGAACCAGCGCTTCCGCGATGTATATGCCGGCAAGGACGGCGCCCTCTATGCCATTACAGATGGTGGAAGGCTCTACCGCATCGCCAAAAAATAA
- a CDS encoding sigma-70 family RNA polymerase sigma factor, with translation MLNIVSQIQQDNQRAFENAYTTHKDKLYGWLLKKTQSTYLAQELLQQSFLKLWTSRAQLNPGLSLDIQLFRIARSLMIDEVRRQVRLKKHLSLMPPADTAADEIGAEQDRRALQARIDETLCQLPDTGQKVFLLSREYGLSYQQIASQLSLSPKTVEYHMSKALLLLRKALLLVSAAISAMLY, from the coding sequence ATGCTGAATATCGTTAGCCAAATACAACAGGACAACCAACGGGCATTTGAAAATGCCTACACCACCCACAAGGATAAACTCTATGGGTGGCTGCTGAAGAAAACACAATCCACCTACCTTGCGCAGGAGCTGCTGCAACAATCCTTCCTGAAGCTCTGGACCTCCCGGGCACAGCTTAATCCCGGACTATCGCTGGACATACAGCTGTTCCGCATTGCACGTTCCCTGATGATTGATGAGGTACGCAGACAGGTTCGTCTCAAAAAACATTTATCGCTCATGCCCCCCGCAGACACTGCCGCCGATGAGATAGGGGCGGAGCAGGACCGCCGCGCCCTCCAGGCCCGCATTGATGAAACCCTTTGCCAGCTGCCGGATACCGGCCAGAAAGTATTTCTCCTGAGCCGGGAGTATGGCCTTTCCTATCAGCAGATCGCCAGCCAGCTGTCGCTCTCCCCCAAAACAGTGGAATACCATATGAGCAAAGCATTGCTCCTGCTCCGCAAGGCGCTGCTGCTGGTTTCCGCCGCTATTTCCGCGATGCTGTATTAA
- a CDS encoding FecR domain-containing protein, producing the protein MTISPTLVDAFLKGNCTDEEAGFLLTYFREHPEALEQYIGEQDWQSFHPEQPMGEKLSGEVWALLQQQLGHTAAPAPVRRLSIRRYAVAATILAAACTLVAWLFRSHEPAPAMGSSLQQLAADTRRQVENNSDTTMQVQLPDGSTAMLEKQSRLWYEPAFTATARQLTLEGKASFAVAKEKGRPFTVLADGIATTALGTRFHISNDASSRTVTVKLLEGKVVLRTADSSLRFKEVFLQPGQLYKVDRIKGTASLQSFPQPAATEKHKGIDNKKNSVQPASDTATWKYYKEPVASLFNRLSKVHQVTIEYRPEDVQHIFFTGQLMPDDPVTISLKAICLANDLVFEQTADGTVIISKMQR; encoded by the coding sequence ATGACTATTTCACCAACATTAGTGGACGCATTTCTCAAAGGAAACTGCACGGACGAAGAAGCCGGGTTCCTGCTTACTTATTTCAGGGAGCATCCCGAAGCCCTGGAACAATATATTGGCGAGCAGGACTGGCAATCCTTTCATCCGGAACAGCCTATGGGTGAAAAATTATCCGGCGAGGTCTGGGCGCTCCTCCAGCAGCAGCTGGGACACACAGCAGCACCGGCGCCTGTCAGGCGTTTGTCCATCCGCCGCTATGCTGTTGCCGCCACTATCCTGGCCGCAGCCTGTACCCTGGTTGCCTGGCTGTTCCGCAGCCATGAACCTGCCCCTGCAATGGGCAGCAGCCTGCAACAGCTGGCCGCCGATACGCGCCGGCAGGTGGAGAACAACAGTGATACCACTATGCAGGTCCAATTACCGGATGGCTCTACCGCCATGCTGGAAAAACAGAGCCGGCTCTGGTATGAACCAGCCTTCACGGCTACTGCCAGGCAGCTGACCCTGGAAGGTAAGGCCAGCTTTGCTGTGGCCAAAGAAAAAGGCCGGCCCTTTACCGTACTGGCCGATGGCATTGCCACCACGGCGCTGGGTACCCGCTTTCATATCAGCAATGACGCCAGCAGCAGAACAGTGACGGTAAAACTATTAGAAGGCAAAGTAGTGCTGCGTACTGCAGACAGCAGCCTGCGCTTTAAAGAAGTATTCCTGCAGCCGGGACAGCTCTACAAGGTAGACCGGATCAAAGGAACAGCCAGCCTGCAATCCTTCCCCCAGCCGGCCGCCACAGAAAAACACAAAGGCATCGACAACAAAAAAAATTCCGTACAACCGGCCTCCGATACCGCTACCTGGAAATATTACAAAGAGCCCGTGGCAAGCCTGTTCAACAGGCTCAGCAAGGTCCACCAGGTAACTATTGAGTATCGTCCGGAAGACGTACAGCATATATTTTTTACCGGCCAGCTGATGCCGGACGACCCCGTGACCATATCCCTGAAAGCTATCTGTCTTGCCAACGACCTGGTCTTTGAGCAAACAGCAGACGGAACTGTTATCATTTCGAAAATGCAGCGCTAA